One Ornithorhynchus anatinus isolate Pmale09 chromosome 2, mOrnAna1.pri.v4, whole genome shotgun sequence DNA segment encodes these proteins:
- the MAZ gene encoding myc-associated zinc finger protein isoform X3 — MDPGNWSSFIFQGHPQNPLQVGAELQSRFFASQGCNQSPFQATPAPPPAPQPPSAEPLQVDLLPVLAAAQESAAAAAAAAAAAAAAAPPSAAAAASTVDTAALKQPPAPPPPPPTATAPASEAAPPASAATVAAATAAAAPTSAAAVAPVAATLEKKSKSKGPYICALCAKEFKNGYNLRRHEAIHTGAKAGRAAPGAMKMPTMVPLSLLSVSAALGGAGGGGGDGGAGGGGAGVGGGGVVTTTASGKRIRKNHACEMCGKAFRDVYHLNRHKLSHSDEKPYQCPVCQQRFKRKDRMSYHVRSHDGAVHKPYNCSHCGKSFSRPDHLNSHVRQVHSTERPFKCETCEAAFATKDRLRAHTVRHEEKVPCHVCGKMLSAAYISDHMKVHSQGPHHVCELCNKGTGEVCPMAAAAAAAASAPATAVGSLSGAEGVPVSSQPLPSQPW; from the exons atgGATCCCGGCAACTGGAGCAGCTTCATCTTCCAG ggACACCCCCAGAACCCCCTGCAGGTCGGGGCTGAGCTTCAGTCCCGGTTCTTCGCGTCCCAAGGCTGCAACCAGAGTCCATTCCAG gccaccccggcccccccgccggccccccagcCGCCGTCGGCCGAGCCCCTCCAGGTCGACCTGCTCCCCGTGCTCGCCGCGGCCCAGGagtcggccgccgccgccgccgcggccgcagccgccgccgccgccgccgctcccccctcggccgccgccgcGGCCTCCACGGTGGACACAGCGGCCTTGAAGCAGCCCCCGGcaccccctcctccgccgcccacggcCACAGCCCCGGCTTCCGAGGCGGCCCCTCCGGCCTCCGCCGCCACGGTCGCCGCCGCCACGGCGGCCGCCGCCCCGACCTCCGCCGCTGCTGTCGCCCCCGTGGCCGCCACCTTGGAAAAGAAGTCCAAGAGCAAGGGGCCGTACATCTGCGCTCTGTGTGCCAAGGAGTTCAAGAACGGCTATAACCTGCGGCGGCACGAGGCCATCCACACGGGGGCCAAGGCGGGGCGGGCCGCCCCCGGCGCCATGAAGATGCCCACCATGGTGCCCCTGAGCCTGCTGAGCGTGTCGGCGGCActgggcggggcgggcgggggcggaggggacgggggagcaggaggcggcggggccggggtgggcggagggggcgTGGTGACCACCACGGCCTCCGGGAAGCGGATCCGGAAGAACCACGCGTGCGAGATGTGCGGGAAGGCCTTCCGCGACGTCTACCACCTGAACCGGCACAAGCTGTCGCACTCGGACGAGAAGCCGTACCAGTGCCCCGTCTGCCAGCAGCGCTTCAAGCGCAAGGACCGCATGAGCTACCACGTGCGCTCACATGACGGGGCCGTACACAAGCCCTACAACTGCTCCCACTGTGGCAAGAGCTTCTCCCG GCCGGACCACCTCAACAGCCACGTCAGACAGGTGCACTCCACAGAGCGGCCTTTCAAGTGCGAG acGTGCGAGGCAGCGTTTGCTACAAAGGACCGGCTGCGGGCGCACACGGTGCGGCATGAGGAAAAAGTGCCCTGCCACGTGTGTGGCAAGATGCTGAGTGCAGCCTACATCTCCGACCACATGAAGGTGCACAGCCAAGGACCCCACCACGTCTGCGAGCTCTGCAACAAAG GTACCGGTGAGGTCTGTCctatggcggcggcggcggcggcggcggcatcgGCTCCCGCCACGGCTGTGGGCTCCCTTTCTGGGGCCGAGGGTGTCCCCGTGAGCTCACAGCcactcccctcccaaccctggtga
- the MAZ gene encoding myc-associated zinc finger protein isoform X1 has product MLYFVPPIGVFAPSPPLLPYTGGRGLGPIFPPVFLEQVTHCYGSNGLFSPPQGHPQNPLQVGAELQSRFFASQGCNQSPFQATPAPPPAPQPPSAEPLQVDLLPVLAAAQESAAAAAAAAAAAAAAAPPSAAAAASTVDTAALKQPPAPPPPPPTATAPASEAAPPASAATVAAATAAAAPTSAAAVAPVAATLEKKSKSKGPYICALCAKEFKNGYNLRRHEAIHTGAKAGRAAPGAMKMPTMVPLSLLSVSAALGGAGGGGGDGGAGGGGAGVGGGGVVTTTASGKRIRKNHACEMCGKAFRDVYHLNRHKLSHSDEKPYQCPVCQQRFKRKDRMSYHVRSHDGAVHKPYNCSHCGKSFSRPDHLNSHVRQVHSTERPFKCETCEAAFATKDRLRAHTVRHEEKVPCHVCGKMLSAAYISDHMKVHSQGPHHVCELCNKGFTTAAYLRVHAVKDHGCPAPRPDRLLCKLCSVHCKTPTQLAGHMQTHLGGTAPPAPGDAPQPQPPPPQPTC; this is encoded by the exons ATGTTGTACTTTGTCCCCCCGATAGGAGTCTTCGCCCCCAGTCCTCCGCTTCTCCCCTACACTGGTGGTAGGGGGCTaggtcccatcttccctcccgtcTTCTTGGAACAGGTCACCCATTGCTACGGGTCTAAtgggctcttctccccacctcagggACACCCCCAGAACCCCCTGCAGGTCGGGGCTGAGCTTCAGTCCCGGTTCTTCGCGTCCCAAGGCTGCAACCAGAGTCCATTCCAG gccaccccggcccccccgccggccccccagcCGCCGTCGGCCGAGCCCCTCCAGGTCGACCTGCTCCCCGTGCTCGCCGCGGCCCAGGagtcggccgccgccgccgccgcggccgcagccgccgccgccgccgccgctcccccctcggccgccgccgcGGCCTCCACGGTGGACACAGCGGCCTTGAAGCAGCCCCCGGcaccccctcctccgccgcccacggcCACAGCCCCGGCTTCCGAGGCGGCCCCTCCGGCCTCCGCCGCCACGGTCGCCGCCGCCACGGCGGCCGCCGCCCCGACCTCCGCCGCTGCTGTCGCCCCCGTGGCCGCCACCTTGGAAAAGAAGTCCAAGAGCAAGGGGCCGTACATCTGCGCTCTGTGTGCCAAGGAGTTCAAGAACGGCTATAACCTGCGGCGGCACGAGGCCATCCACACGGGGGCCAAGGCGGGGCGGGCCGCCCCCGGCGCCATGAAGATGCCCACCATGGTGCCCCTGAGCCTGCTGAGCGTGTCGGCGGCActgggcggggcgggcgggggcggaggggacgggggagcaggaggcggcggggccggggtgggcggagggggcgTGGTGACCACCACGGCCTCCGGGAAGCGGATCCGGAAGAACCACGCGTGCGAGATGTGCGGGAAGGCCTTCCGCGACGTCTACCACCTGAACCGGCACAAGCTGTCGCACTCGGACGAGAAGCCGTACCAGTGCCCCGTCTGCCAGCAGCGCTTCAAGCGCAAGGACCGCATGAGCTACCACGTGCGCTCACATGACGGGGCCGTACACAAGCCCTACAACTGCTCCCACTGTGGCAAGAGCTTCTCCCG GCCGGACCACCTCAACAGCCACGTCAGACAGGTGCACTCCACAGAGCGGCCTTTCAAGTGCGAG acGTGCGAGGCAGCGTTTGCTACAAAGGACCGGCTGCGGGCGCACACGGTGCGGCATGAGGAAAAAGTGCCCTGCCACGTGTGTGGCAAGATGCTGAGTGCAGCCTACATCTCCGACCACATGAAGGTGCACAGCCAAGGACCCCACCACGTCTGCGAGCTCTGCAACAAAG gCTTCACCACGGCGGCGTACCTGCGCGTCCACGCGGTGAAGGACCACGggtgcccggccccccggcccgaccGGCTTCTCTGCAAGCTCTGCAGTGTGCACTGCAAGACCCCTACCCAGCTGGCTGGCCACATGCAGACCCACCTCGGGGGGACCGCACCCCCTGCCCCCGGAGACGCCCCCCAGCCACAGCCGCCTCCGCCACAGCCCACCTGCTGA
- the MAZ gene encoding myc-associated zinc finger protein isoform X2 yields MLYFVPPIGVFAPSPPLLPYTGGRGLGPIFPPVFLEQVTHCYGSNGLFSPPQGHPQNPLQVGAELQSRFFASQGCNQSPFQATPAPPPAPQPPSAEPLQVDLLPVLAAAQESAAAAAAAAAAAAAAAPPSAAAAASTVDTAALKQPPAPPPPPPTATAPASEAAPPASAATVAAATAAAAPTSAAAVAPVAATLEKKSKSKGPYICALCAKEFKNGYNLRRHEAIHTGAKAGRAAPGAMKMPTMVPLSLLSVSAALGGAGGGGGDGGAGGGGAGVGGGGVVTTTASGKRIRKNHACEMCGKAFRDVYHLNRHKLSHSDEKPYQCPVCQQRFKRKDRMSYHVRSHDGAVHKPYNCSHCGKSFSRPDHLNSHVRQVHSTERPFKCETCEAAFATKDRLRAHTVRHEEKVPCHVCGKMLSAAYISDHMKVHSQGPHHVCELCNKGTGEVCPMAAAAAAAASAPATAVGSLSGAEGVPVSSQPLPSQPW; encoded by the exons ATGTTGTACTTTGTCCCCCCGATAGGAGTCTTCGCCCCCAGTCCTCCGCTTCTCCCCTACACTGGTGGTAGGGGGCTaggtcccatcttccctcccgtcTTCTTGGAACAGGTCACCCATTGCTACGGGTCTAAtgggctcttctccccacctcagggACACCCCCAGAACCCCCTGCAGGTCGGGGCTGAGCTTCAGTCCCGGTTCTTCGCGTCCCAAGGCTGCAACCAGAGTCCATTCCAG gccaccccggcccccccgccggccccccagcCGCCGTCGGCCGAGCCCCTCCAGGTCGACCTGCTCCCCGTGCTCGCCGCGGCCCAGGagtcggccgccgccgccgccgcggccgcagccgccgccgccgccgccgctcccccctcggccgccgccgcGGCCTCCACGGTGGACACAGCGGCCTTGAAGCAGCCCCCGGcaccccctcctccgccgcccacggcCACAGCCCCGGCTTCCGAGGCGGCCCCTCCGGCCTCCGCCGCCACGGTCGCCGCCGCCACGGCGGCCGCCGCCCCGACCTCCGCCGCTGCTGTCGCCCCCGTGGCCGCCACCTTGGAAAAGAAGTCCAAGAGCAAGGGGCCGTACATCTGCGCTCTGTGTGCCAAGGAGTTCAAGAACGGCTATAACCTGCGGCGGCACGAGGCCATCCACACGGGGGCCAAGGCGGGGCGGGCCGCCCCCGGCGCCATGAAGATGCCCACCATGGTGCCCCTGAGCCTGCTGAGCGTGTCGGCGGCActgggcggggcgggcgggggcggaggggacgggggagcaggaggcggcggggccggggtgggcggagggggcgTGGTGACCACCACGGCCTCCGGGAAGCGGATCCGGAAGAACCACGCGTGCGAGATGTGCGGGAAGGCCTTCCGCGACGTCTACCACCTGAACCGGCACAAGCTGTCGCACTCGGACGAGAAGCCGTACCAGTGCCCCGTCTGCCAGCAGCGCTTCAAGCGCAAGGACCGCATGAGCTACCACGTGCGCTCACATGACGGGGCCGTACACAAGCCCTACAACTGCTCCCACTGTGGCAAGAGCTTCTCCCG GCCGGACCACCTCAACAGCCACGTCAGACAGGTGCACTCCACAGAGCGGCCTTTCAAGTGCGAG acGTGCGAGGCAGCGTTTGCTACAAAGGACCGGCTGCGGGCGCACACGGTGCGGCATGAGGAAAAAGTGCCCTGCCACGTGTGTGGCAAGATGCTGAGTGCAGCCTACATCTCCGACCACATGAAGGTGCACAGCCAAGGACCCCACCACGTCTGCGAGCTCTGCAACAAAG GTACCGGTGAGGTCTGTCctatggcggcggcggcggcggcggcggcatcgGCTCCCGCCACGGCTGTGGGCTCCCTTTCTGGGGCCGAGGGTGTCCCCGTGAGCTCACAGCcactcccctcccaaccctggtga
- the PRRT2 gene encoding proline-rich transmembrane protein 2, giving the protein MAASGTEGKEMKGHEEEATPQKPAAEPVTPAPGTEPAKSPAQDAAVPEAKGAGPDSTEPSRTGPETGPPPGGDTQIPKTQPRAKDPAENSGTTSTDSKRDPDLGPRLEKAPGEGPDPAPEKGADLKPTPEEGPAPKPSPGAGSAPSPTPGAETGAGAGPSATAAPGAGSNATASPGAGSGAPAAGPGAPAVPGADTGATTAPGADTAATTAPGAEAKTEPQPDPTSAPQLEPCIPAGQPAPPAPESLTEDREEKQENGAVVPLRAGGGDEGPAPQPHSPPPSKGGPANGAPPRVQQLVEEERGGRGHSGASGGPGSPRGSLSRQPSSLLGGPEVEGGEGIPKPRDYIIIAFLSCFCPTWPINIVAFVYAIMSRNSLQQGDVDGARRLGRVAKLLSIVALVGGVLIIIASCAINFGLFK; this is encoded by the exons ATGGCAGCCAGTGGCACAGAGGGCAAGGAAATGAAGGGGCACGAGGAGGAGGCCACGCCCCAGAAACCGGCGGCTGAACCGGTCACTCCTGCCCCGGGGACTGAGCCCGCAAAGAGCCCAGCTCAGGACGCAGCTGTCCCAGAGGCCAAGGGAGCTGGCCCGGACTCCACCGAGCCTTCGAGAACAGGCCCGGAAACCGGGCCGCCCCCAGGAGGGGACACGCAAATCCCGAAGACCCAGCCGAGGGCCAAGGACCCAGCCGAGAACTCGGGCACCACAAGCACGGACTCCAAACGCGACCCAGATTTGGGTCCGAGGCTGGAGAAAGCACCGGGAGAGGGCCCAGATCCCGCCCCGGAAAAAGGCGCAGACCTTAAACCGACACCAGAAGAAGGCCCGGCCCCTAAGCCCAGTCCAGGAGCGGGGTCGGCTCCCAGTCCAACGCCGGGAGCTGAGACGGGCGCAGGAGCGGGCCCGAGTGCCACGGCAGCCCCGGGGGCAGGCTCGAATGCCACGGCATCACCAGGAGCAGGCTCGGGTGCCCCAGCAGCAGGCCCGGGTGCCCCAGCAGTCCCAGGAGCCGACACGGGCGCGACAACGGCCCCAGGGGCCGACACAGCCGCCACGACAGCCCCAGGAGCCGAGGCCAAGACGGAGCCGCAGCCCGATCCCACGTCGGCCCCCCAGCTAGAACCCTGCATCCCAGCGGGACAGCCTGCCCCGCCGGCCCCAGAGTCCCTAACGGAGGACCGGGAGGAGAAACAAGAGAATGGGGCGGTTGTCCCGctgcgggccggcgggggggatgaggggccggccccccagccccattcccctcctccatccaagGGAGGCCCTGCCAACGGGGCTCCGCCTCGGGTGCAACAGCtggtggaggaggagcggggtggTAGGGGGCACAGCGGGGCCAGTGGGGGGCCAGGCTCCCCCCGGGGCAGCCTGAGTCGTCAACCAAGCTCCCTGCTGGGGGGGCCGGAGGTGGAAGGGGGTGAAGGCATCCCCAAGCCACGTGACTACATCATCATCGCTTTCCTGTCCTGCTTCTGCCCCACGTGGCCCATCAATATCGTTGCCTTCGTGTATGCAATCATG TCCCGAAACAGCCTGCAGCAGGGCGACGTGGACGGCGCCCGACGGCTGGGCCGGGTGGCCAAGCTCCTGAGCATCGTGGCGCTGGTCGGCGGGGTCCTCATCATCATCGCCTCCTGCGCCATCAACTTCGGCC TGTTTAAGTGA
- the PAGR1 gene encoding PAXIP1-associated glutamate-rich protein 1 codes for METPAGPEEGEVTSGLQALAVEDPAGLPAPAPPAPQEGGEEQGQGGPEERHEEEEEEAGGEGTEGQPLGEEEEEEEERAEDWCVPCSDEELELPEAGEPWMPPPAEIRRLYELLADHGTLELQAEVLPRRVPTPEAQSEEDKSDEEPEAEEEEEEKPHIPTEFDFDDEPMTPKTSLIDRRRNPGSSARSQKREARLDKVLSDMKRHKKLEEQILRTGRDLFSLDSEEEPAPSTNPVRTPGSGLFLRQRKY; via the exons ATGGAGACCCCGGCGGGGCCCGAGGAAGGGGAGGTGACCTCGGGCCTGCAGGCCTTGGCCGTGGAGGATCCCGcgggcctccccgccccagctccgCCAGCCCCCCAGGAAGGCGGGGAGGAGCAGGGCCAAGGCGGGCCGGAGGAGAGGcacgaagaagaggaagaggaggcggggggggaagggaccGAGGGACAAccgttgggggaggaggaggaggaggaggaagaaagggcggAGGATTGGTGCGTGCCCTGCAGCGATGAGGAGCTGGAGCTGCCCGAAGCCGGGGAGCCCTGGATGCCTCCCCCCGCCGAGATCCGCAGGCTCTATGAGCTCCTGGCCGACCACGGCACCCTGGAACTGCAGGCCGAGGTCCTCCCCCGACGCGTCCCCACCCCCGAAGCCCAGAGCGAGGAGGACAAGTCGGATGAGGAGCCCgaagccgaggaggaggaggaggagaa GCCCCACATCCCCACGGAGTTTGACTTTGACGATGAGCCGATGACGCCCAAGACATCCCTGATCGACAGAAGGCGCAACCCAG GCAGCTCAGCCCGGAGTCAGAAGCGAGAGGCCCGGCTCGACAAGGTGCTGTCGGACATGAAGCGACACAAGAAGCTGGAGGAACAGATTCTGCGGACGGGCCGGGATCTCTTCAGTCTGGATTCCGAGGAGGAGCCCGCCCCTTCCACCAACCCAGTCCGAACCCCGGGCAGCGGCCTCTTTCTGCGCCAGCGCAAATACTGA